In Octopus sinensis unplaced genomic scaffold, ASM634580v1 Contig11052, whole genome shotgun sequence, the DNA window TGATACATATGCTATTATTGGAAACTCAACTTCTTGTCAGAATTGGCCCTAAGGAGTCTAGACTATTTCCTACAAATGTTGAAACCCCACAAGGGGACACACTATCGCCTATATTATTTATCGTCTATCTGGAGGCAGCTCTGAGAGACCTAAGAGTAGAAATTGGATGTATGGACAACCAAGTTGTGGAACTCATATACGCGGATGATCTTGATTTTATTACGAAGGAtcggaaattaatagaaattattatggaGAAAGCAAGAACAATTTTCGATAAATGGTCACTCAATGTCAATAAAGAGAAAACCGAAATAACCACCGTCGAACGTATGCCAACTCGCATAGATGAGAAGTGGCGAAACGTCCGAAAACTCGGATCTCTTCTTGGCGATTCCGAAGATATTACCAGAcaaaaaatattatcaacaatTGCACTTAAAAAACTTCAATCTATCTGGATGAGAAAAAACCAAATTTCGACTAAGATGCGCATACGATTATATAAAGCATTTGTCCGACCTGTCCTCATGTACAACGCAGGTACTTGGGGACATCAAAGAAAAACATGGAGCAACTTGACTCTTTCCACAGTGGTCAACTGAGAAAACTCCTTGGCTATTCGTGGCcgaagaaaatatcaaatgataAATTATACAGGTTAGCTAACTGTGGGCCTATAAGTCTAAATACTTACGAAGGAATATGCTATGATCGGAGGCTGATTGAAGGATGCAGACGATTAGGAAGAAATCAGAAAGAGGGCAAGACGACGGAAGAGATGGAAGGGTCTAACAACAAGAATAGTTAAAAACATGGCACAAGCGAAACCATAAACTTTGTTTACTGGCAACGCGAACGtgcattaactaactaactagataGTAGATTGTTTGAGAATAAAAGTAATGATCGTTAATGATAATTGTCATATATCCTGACCAGTCATATCCAaactaaaaaaatctttaaatccACTTTACGCTAAACATTAACACCTGTCTTGTTGCTGTGTGAAATATTTGCTGTAATAAGTTTCAAGGTCTTTGTATTGTGATTGTTTAAAATTCTAGAACCTTTGGCTTTAATTTTTATAAGCACGTTAAACCGAC includes these proteins:
- the LOC115228834 gene encoding uncharacterized protein LOC115228834 codes for the protein MSKAFDSINRSKLLIVLKNIVDEDSLRMIHMLLLETQLLVRIGPKESRLFPTNVETPQGDTLSPILFIVYLEAALRDLRVEIGCMDNQVVELIYADDLDFITKDRKLIEIIMEKARTIFDKWSLNVNKEKTEITTVERMPTRIDEKWRNVRKLGSLLGDSEDITRQKILSTIALKKLQSIWMRKNQISTKMRIRLYKAFVRPVLMYNAVSPIFPCIPEIKFTPFLN